The proteins below come from a single Methyloprofundus sedimenti genomic window:
- a CDS encoding type I restriction endonuclease has product MSYEYSEDGLVEAAAQEVLEDLGWIVEYAWAREGLSPVDDKLRKKGLLGRINKSEVLLVRYLLAALQELNPNLPATAYQQAVDLLNGTIADKHLAAINKEKYHYLVNGVPVSFQDEKGVLQKKLLQVINFAEPVKNDFRAVRQFEVVGKLYNRRPDIVGFVNGIPLVFFELKAHHTDLRHAFDDILCTYKADIPEILQCNGFIILSNGTDARVGTVTSPYKFFLEWKRINEDDAGLVSLDTLLRGTCDKTRLLDLFENLAKEEAEVKKVAKKTLESLKAEKLKIDRWRESEQVSSQVKVMISDALEYLPPEPYPDDELADMSLAVYQHVYSHYQGGGASSYDVI; this is encoded by the coding sequence ATGAGTTACGAGTATTCTGAAGATGGTTTGGTTGAAGCTGCTGCACAAGAAGTCCTGGAGGATTTAGGCTGGATTGTTGAATATGCCTGGGCTAGGGAGGGCTTAAGCCCAGTAGACGATAAACTACGCAAAAAGGGTTTATTAGGCCGAATCAATAAATCCGAAGTGCTGCTAGTGCGTTATCTCTTGGCTGCCTTACAAGAACTCAATCCCAACTTACCCGCCACCGCATACCAACAAGCGGTTGATCTACTAAACGGCACTATTGCTGATAAACATTTAGCGGCGATTAATAAAGAAAAGTATCATTATCTGGTTAATGGCGTTCCTGTCAGTTTTCAGGATGAAAAAGGCGTGTTGCAAAAAAAACTGTTGCAGGTAATTAACTTTGCCGAGCCTGTGAAGAACGATTTTAGAGCGGTACGTCAGTTTGAAGTGGTGGGTAAGTTGTATAACCGCCGCCCTGATATAGTCGGCTTTGTGAATGGTATTCCTTTGGTGTTTTTCGAACTAAAAGCCCATCACACTGATTTACGCCATGCTTTTGATGATATTCTTTGCACTTATAAAGCAGATATTCCTGAAATATTACAATGCAATGGCTTTATTATCCTGAGTAATGGCACTGATGCACGGGTCGGCACAGTGACCAGTCCGTATAAATTCTTTCTGGAATGGAAGCGGATAAACGAAGATGATGCCGGCTTAGTCAGTCTTGATACCTTGCTTCGAGGCACTTGCGATAAAACTCGTTTGTTAGACTTATTTGAGAACTTAGCTAAGGAAGAAGCCGAAGTTAAGAAAGTGGCTAAAAAGACTCTGGAATCGTTAAAGGCTGAAAAATTGAAGATTGATCGTTGGCGCGAAAGTGAACAGGTTAGTTCTCAGGTTAAAGTAATGATTTCTGATGCGCTAGAATATTTACCACCTGAGCCTTATCCTGATGATGAATTAGCGGATATGAGTTTAGCTGTGTATCAGCATGTGTATAGTCATTATCAAGGTGGTGGTGCTAGTAGTTATGATGTGATTTAA
- the rep gene encoding DNA helicase Rep, with protein sequence MPKLNPEQQRAVKTIDRPLLVLAGAGSGKTRVITEKIAYLVKQGLPARHIAALTFTNKAAREMKERISKLLDDKQLRGLRVSTFHSLGLDILRKEHKILQYKAGISLFDEQDKITLLKNLISHSNANYDIDSVDIYSGKIGQWKNAFITPEQALSHASLDDNIAAQIYVDYTRSLKAYNAVDFDDLILLPVLIFQNHAEILEKWQNKIRYLLVDEYQDTNITQYQLVKLLVGKLGKFTVVGDDDQSIYAWRGAQPENLAQLQKDYARLTVIKLEQNYRSYGRILKVANQLIANNPHAFEKKLWSNMGFGEPLRVLTHKNDNEEAKQIVSEIVHHKFKTGADYGDYAILYRGNHQSRLFERSLREFDVPYFITGSTSFFAYAEIKDILSYLKLFVNPDDDAAFLRIVNTPRREIGPTTLEKLGAYANERHISLFSACSEMGVREKLPQAALARLQKFCQWTHKTAAAMQTGDTFAEMNAFIQQINYHQWLQENSNTQQAAERKIKNVTELLEWLQRIAKSEDESEAEKGLDDIVSKIQLMDILDRNQDNQAENQVSLMTLHAAKGLEFPHVFLIGIEENILPHQNSIESNNIEEERRLAYVGITRAQHTCTFSYCTHRKRYGDITESEPSRFLAELPEEDLEWPSKKPVDEAEQKIRGKANLAHLKSMLS encoded by the coding sequence ATGCCCAAACTCAACCCCGAACAACAGCGCGCAGTAAAAACCATAGACCGCCCTTTGCTAGTACTAGCCGGTGCTGGCAGCGGGAAAACCCGCGTAATTACCGAAAAAATTGCTTATCTGGTTAAACAAGGCCTGCCGGCACGCCATATCGCAGCGCTAACCTTTACCAACAAAGCCGCGCGGGAAATGAAGGAACGGATCAGTAAATTATTAGATGACAAGCAATTGCGCGGTTTACGTGTCTCGACATTTCATTCCTTAGGGCTGGATATACTGCGCAAAGAGCATAAAATCCTGCAGTATAAAGCTGGTATTTCTTTATTTGATGAACAAGATAAAATTACCCTGCTGAAAAATCTGATTAGCCATAGTAATGCTAATTACGATATTGATAGCGTGGATATTTATTCCGGCAAGATAGGTCAATGGAAAAATGCTTTTATCACGCCCGAGCAGGCTTTAAGCCATGCCAGTTTAGATGATAACATTGCGGCACAGATTTATGTCGACTATACGCGCAGTTTAAAAGCCTACAATGCCGTTGATTTTGATGATCTGATTTTACTGCCGGTTTTAATATTTCAAAACCATGCCGAGATCCTGGAGAAATGGCAAAATAAAATTCGTTATTTACTGGTCGATGAATATCAGGATACTAATATTACCCAATATCAATTAGTGAAATTACTAGTTGGCAAGCTGGGCAAATTTACCGTAGTCGGTGATGATGACCAGTCCATCTATGCATGGCGAGGCGCACAGCCAGAAAACCTGGCACAATTACAAAAAGACTATGCCCGTTTAACGGTGATAAAGCTGGAGCAAAATTACCGCTCTTATGGACGGATCTTAAAAGTAGCCAACCAGCTCATTGCTAATAATCCGCATGCATTTGAAAAAAAATTATGGAGCAATATGGGATTTGGCGAGCCATTACGCGTATTAACCCATAAAAATGATAACGAAGAAGCCAAACAAATTGTTTCGGAAATCGTGCACCATAAGTTCAAAACCGGGGCTGATTATGGCGACTATGCGATACTTTATCGGGGCAACCATCAGTCGCGCTTATTTGAACGCAGCTTACGCGAGTTTGATGTCCCGTATTTTATTACCGGTAGCACCTCGTTTTTTGCATATGCAGAAATCAAAGACATACTCAGCTATCTAAAATTATTTGTAAATCCAGATGACGATGCCGCCTTTCTGCGCATAGTGAACACCCCGCGCCGTGAAATTGGCCCGACGACATTAGAAAAACTGGGTGCGTATGCTAATGAACGGCATATTAGCCTGTTCAGTGCCTGTTCTGAAATGGGCGTCAGAGAAAAGCTCCCCCAGGCAGCGCTGGCACGACTGCAAAAATTCTGTCAGTGGACCCACAAAACAGCTGCAGCGATGCAGACCGGCGACACCTTTGCCGAAATGAATGCTTTTATACAGCAAATTAATTATCACCAATGGCTACAGGAAAACAGCAATACCCAGCAAGCCGCAGAACGGAAAATTAAAAATGTTACAGAACTGCTTGAATGGCTACAGCGTATCGCAAAAAGCGAAGATGAAAGTGAAGCAGAAAAGGGGCTGGATGATATTGTCTCTAAAATTCAATTAATGGATATACTGGACCGTAACCAGGATAACCAGGCTGAAAATCAAGTCAGTTTAATGACATTACATGCAGCCAAAGGTCTGGAATTTCCGCATGTTTTTTTAATCGGTATCGAAGAAAATATCCTGCCCCATCAAAACAGCATCGAAAGCAACAATATAGAAGAAGAGCGCCGCCTTGCCTATGTGGGTATTACCCGTGCGCAGCATACATGTACCTTTAGCTATTGTACTCACCGTAAACGTTATGGAGATATTACAGAAAGCGAACCCAGCCGGTTTTTAGCCGAACTGCCCGAGGAGGATTTAGAGTGGCCGAGTAAAAAACCTGTAGATGAAGCAGAGCAGAAGATACGCGGCAAAGCGAACCTTGCGCATTTAAAATCGATGCTATCGTAA
- the vapC gene encoding type II toxin-antitoxin system tRNA(fMet)-specific endonuclease VapC, producing MLKYMLDTNIVIYVIKRRPIEVLATFNLHTGQLCISSITLAELLHGAEKSERPEHNLRQVEDFVSRLDVLDYGSKAAEHYGNIRASLEKQGKTIGVNDLHIAAHARSESLILVSNNLKEFKRVEALRLDNWV from the coding sequence ATGTTGAAATACATGCTTGATACCAATATTGTAATTTACGTTATCAAGCGTCGGCCCATTGAGGTGTTAGCAACGTTTAATTTACATACAGGGCAGTTATGTATTTCCAGTATCACCTTAGCTGAGCTATTACATGGTGCTGAAAAAAGTGAACGCCCTGAGCATAATTTAAGACAGGTAGAAGACTTTGTATCGCGCCTGGATGTCTTAGACTATGGTAGTAAAGCCGCTGAACATTACGGAAATATCCGTGCTAGTCTGGAAAAACAAGGTAAAACCATTGGGGTGAATGATTTACATATTGCAGCACACGCTCGTAGTGAAAGTTTAATTTTAGTCAGTAATAATTTAAAAGAATTTAAACGAGTTGAGGCGTTGAGACTGGATAACTGGGTATAA
- the bamE gene encoding outer membrane protein assembly factor BamE domain-containing protein, translating into MSALRLLSLLRVFRVIVIYSISAGFVIFSTGCASVGQEFPVSRVVELKIGETTQQEVREMFGEPWRTGIEDGFVTWTYADYYYSLFSPADTQDLVIRFDKKRLVRSYTFNSSPNK; encoded by the coding sequence ATGAGTGCTTTACGTTTGTTAAGTTTATTAAGAGTTTTCAGAGTAATAGTTATATATTCAATCAGTGCTGGCTTTGTCATCTTTTCTACTGGCTGCGCCAGTGTCGGGCAGGAGTTCCCCGTGTCTCGAGTTGTAGAGCTTAAAATCGGTGAAACCACCCAGCAGGAAGTCAGGGAAATGTTTGGAGAACCGTGGCGCACGGGTATTGAAGATGGTTTTGTTACCTGGACATATGCAGACTATTATTATTCCCTGTTTAGTCCTGCAGATACCCAGGATCTGGTTATTCGTTTTGATAAAAAACGCCTAGTTCGCTCATACACGTTTAACTCATCACCAAATAAATAA
- the vapB gene encoding type II toxin-antitoxin system VapB family antitoxin translates to MIQGSIFVNNKTQAVRLPIEARFDDNIKRVVIRKVGKERILSPLENTWDSFFLNEEAVSDDFLTERAEQTESVREAF, encoded by the coding sequence ATGATACAAGGCTCAATATTTGTCAATAATAAAACACAGGCGGTACGCTTACCTATTGAGGCACGGTTTGATGATAATATTAAACGTGTTGTAATCCGTAAGGTGGGTAAAGAGCGTATATTAAGCCCATTGGAAAATACCTGGGACAGTTTCTTTTTAAACGAAGAGGCGGTGAGTGATGATTTTTTAACTGAACGCGCCGAACAAACCGAATCTGTCCGCGAGGCATTTTGA
- a CDS encoding YifB family Mg chelatase-like AAA ATPase yields the protein MSLAIAYSRGRSGIDAPLVTVEVHISNGLPALNLVGLPETAVKESKDRVRGAIINSHFQFPMQRITINLAPADVPKEGGRFDLPIALGILAASGQISSIELAKYESIGELSLGGELRSVKGVLPVALQAREAKRALFLPLENAHEAALVQNAELFPAQHLLEICAHLNGQQRLPVQAKQIPDVDMHESDLDFADVQGQFHVKRALEIAATGLHNLLMLGPPGTGKSMLASRLPSILPLLTEAQALESAAIVSISDIRFDANNWLKPPYRAPHHTASAPALVGGGSNPQPGEISLAHNGLLFLDELPEFDRKVLEVLREPLETGHITISRAARQADFPARFQLIAAMNPCPCGYLGDPSGRCHCTSEQVSRYRGKISGPLLDRIDMHLEVPRVSHEVLRKGSPEGEESSATIRQRVINARNIAITRSGKANSKLTAAEVKQICTLTEQGHQLLEQAMNTFGLSHRAYHRILKLARTIADLAGSAQIEIPHLSEAISYRKLDRQP from the coding sequence ATGTCACTTGCTATCGCCTATAGTCGAGGCAGATCAGGAATTGATGCACCTCTGGTCACGGTAGAAGTGCATATTTCCAATGGTTTGCCTGCGCTAAATCTAGTGGGTCTGCCGGAAACAGCCGTTAAGGAAAGTAAGGATCGGGTACGCGGTGCGATTATTAATTCGCATTTTCAATTTCCCATGCAGCGCATTACCATCAATCTGGCTCCGGCAGATGTGCCCAAAGAAGGCGGGCGCTTTGACTTGCCGATCGCCTTAGGCATTCTTGCTGCATCGGGACAAATTTCGAGTATTGAGCTGGCGAAATATGAAAGTATCGGCGAACTGTCATTAGGCGGTGAATTGCGCAGTGTAAAGGGCGTATTGCCGGTTGCATTACAAGCACGAGAAGCAAAGAGAGCCTTGTTTTTACCGTTAGAAAATGCACATGAAGCGGCATTAGTACAAAATGCAGAATTATTTCCGGCACAACATTTACTGGAAATTTGTGCGCACCTGAATGGTCAGCAACGCCTCCCTGTGCAAGCAAAGCAAATACCTGATGTTGATATGCATGAGTCTGATCTGGACTTTGCTGATGTGCAGGGGCAGTTTCATGTAAAACGAGCCCTGGAAATCGCGGCTACTGGCTTACATAATCTCCTGATGCTCGGCCCTCCCGGGACAGGTAAATCCATGCTGGCATCCCGTTTGCCCAGTATTTTACCGCTTCTGACCGAAGCACAAGCGTTGGAAAGTGCAGCGATAGTCTCTATTAGTGATATCCGTTTTGATGCCAATAACTGGCTTAAGCCGCCTTATAGAGCGCCGCACCATACTGCCTCTGCGCCAGCTTTAGTGGGAGGAGGCAGCAATCCACAGCCCGGGGAGATTTCTTTGGCGCACAATGGCTTGTTATTTCTAGATGAATTGCCTGAGTTTGATCGCAAAGTACTGGAAGTATTACGCGAACCTTTAGAGACCGGACATATCACCATTTCGCGCGCGGCAAGACAGGCTGACTTTCCTGCACGATTCCAGCTCATTGCAGCTATGAATCCCTGCCCTTGCGGTTACCTGGGAGATCCGTCAGGTCGTTGCCATTGTACATCGGAACAAGTTTCCCGTTACCGTGGTAAAATCTCCGGCCCGTTATTAGACCGAATTGATATGCATCTGGAAGTCCCGCGTGTTTCGCATGAAGTGTTACGTAAAGGATCGCCTGAAGGCGAAGAAAGCAGCGCAACTATACGCCAGCGTGTGATTAATGCACGCAATATAGCCATAACACGCTCAGGAAAAGCGAACAGTAAGCTGACAGCAGCCGAGGTAAAACAGATTTGCACACTTACTGAACAAGGTCATCAATTATTAGAACAAGCCATGAATACCTTTGGCCTATCCCATCGCGCCTACCACCGAATTTTAAAACTGGCCCGTACTATTGCTGATTTAGCCGGATCAGCACAGATAGAAATTCCACATTTAAGCGAAGCCATTAGCTACCGTAAATTAGACCGTCAACCTTAA